A genomic stretch from candidate division WOR-3 bacterium includes:
- a CDS encoding thioredoxin family protein, with protein sequence MPILNDAILNQVKKEFEYLTGKVKLIVFTQELECQYCEENRRLMEQIANLSEKISLEIYNFTLDKNIADKYKVDKIPATIVQSDRDDYGIYFYGIPFGYEFTSLIEAIKIVSHRESGLSAESKKILRNVNKPIKIQVFVTLTCPYCAPMVQLAHKVAMESSYITAEMIEASEFPHLAHKYNVYAVPKTVLNDTVQFEGLVPEPVFVEKIKHVLEAE encoded by the coding sequence ATGCCTATATTAAATGATGCAATATTAAATCAAGTAAAAAAAGAATTTGAATATCTTACTGGTAAAGTAAAACTGATTGTCTTTACTCAAGAATTGGAATGTCAGTATTGCGAGGAAAATCGAAGATTAATGGAACAGATTGCAAATCTTTCAGAGAAAATTTCTTTGGAAATTTATAACTTTACTTTAGACAAAAATATCGCAGACAAATATAAAGTTGATAAAATTCCTGCCACGATTGTTCAGAGTGACCGCGATGATTATGGAATTTATTTTTACGGTATTCCTTTTGGTTATGAATTCACTTCGCTCATTGAGGCAATAAAAATTGTCTCCCATCGAGAGTCTGGTTTATCGGCTGAATCAAAAAAGATATTGAGAAATGTCAATAAACCGATAAAAATCCAGGTATTTGTTACCCTAACATGTCCTTACTGTGCGCCAATGGTGCAACTTGCTCATAAAGTGGCCATGGAAAGCTCTTATATTACTGCGGAAATGATTGAAGCCAGCGAGTTTCCGCATCTGGCTCATAAATATAATGTCTATGCAGTACCGAAAACCGTGCTTAATGACACTGTCCAATTTGAGGGTTTGGTTCCTGAACCAGTATTTGTTGAAAAAATAAAACATGTGTTGGAGGCGGAATGA
- a CDS encoding TonB-dependent receptor yields the protein MMKIKYQTNIKNTFRLPLARFGHSALRFFAICGLLLAVSGLFAGETGRIIGRVTDAQTGEALAGVNVIVEGTELGAATDADGRYLITNVPPRKHNVTASYIGYEPMTVKDVMVIIDQTTTVDFKLKPTVIAIDKPVIVQAEREMVIRTAVATTRTASAEEFNRLPVNALTQLVGLQAGVRQDETRGWTHIRGGRYDDVSYLIDGVAARDAIYGVLWSSPKPTTEAIQEVIVITGSFDPEYGEAMSGIVQAVTKEGGTKTSSKIKYTTDEMFPNDDLNFGYNQLQWTLGGPIPMYNRMRYFISTQYLKTDDSRDAQYKLPAPRGEYAIEGKLTYNLPKSFPLTREGLKLTVDAHHSVYQWQAYSHAWKYWQQGLHANRVRSYKANFHLNHMLSPKVVWTLKTGAFNTALLRAPRDFELEAEDTKGFWGALRKSGIWDRYLFLGEDWVFKNPRGLSIKEALLNLYQGYKPGTVSDTVKYQTKINGRDTTLYLAGYKPLGYYAEDYTMNNPYGVYGLFVGEGYSYFHYRSTQTKYIKGDISYTPNKIHELKTGFDLTQYRLQEFTNSMPYDPNPFWESYDAKPLTFAAYIQDRADFEDLVIRGGVRFDYLDTKAKHRVFPESIGGSERIRDSMIPVKKKLRLSPRLGISYPITERIKFRFSYGHFFKNPTFGDVYSSSEFTALDITRRPNLIAGNTDLSAEKTIAYEMGFDAQLSDIFAFDLTTFYKDVFDLSGTRQVQSIPSYRMYYNVEYARVLGTEATFTKQLSDYWRASASYTYQIAKGTASTAYAEYMRGYAVQIDYPLDHDMRHSASLDFSLNFPSDFVFIPLRDFEGSILSRYNSGLPYTPTDIRGTRIADENSARMPGSFTIDSRLNKSIKIGNLNMSLFCDIYNLLNAEIVQQVFTATGSPSDRGRRFSVGEFSFGWRIGDPYYHPARDFNHDGYLTQYEMYKSYLDAYNDRFSIPTYYGPPRKIRFGISLGI from the coding sequence ATGATGAAAATTAAATATCAAACAAATATTAAAAATACATTCCGCTTGCCGCTTGCCCGTTTTGGGCATTCCGCTCTTCGCTTTTTTGCGATTTGCGGGTTACTGTTAGCGGTTAGCGGTTTATTTGCGGGTGAAACAGGTCGGATAATCGGAAGAGTTACCGATGCTCAGACCGGTGAAGCCTTAGCCGGGGTTAATGTGATTGTTGAAGGCACTGAACTTGGTGCTGCAACTGATGCTGATGGAAGATACCTTATCACTAACGTACCACCGCGAAAACATAATGTGACCGCATCATATATCGGTTATGAGCCGATGACCGTAAAAGATGTTATGGTTATTATTGACCAAACCACGACAGTAGATTTTAAGTTAAAACCAACTGTAATTGCAATTGATAAACCAGTTATTGTTCAAGCCGAAAGAGAAATGGTCATTAGGACGGCTGTTGCTACTACACGAACTGCTTCAGCTGAAGAGTTTAATCGCCTGCCGGTAAATGCCCTGACTCAATTGGTAGGTCTTCAGGCAGGTGTTAGGCAAGATGAGACTCGCGGTTGGACTCATATTCGTGGCGGTAGATATGATGATGTCTCTTATTTGATTGATGGTGTTGCCGCACGAGATGCGATTTATGGTGTGCTTTGGTCAAGTCCTAAACCAACTACAGAAGCAATTCAAGAAGTAATAGTTATTACCGGTAGTTTTGACCCGGAATATGGTGAAGCAATGTCTGGTATTGTTCAAGCGGTAACTAAAGAAGGTGGTACTAAAACGAGTTCTAAAATTAAATATACCACAGATGAGATGTTTCCTAACGATGATTTGAATTTTGGCTATAATCAGTTACAATGGACCCTGGGCGGACCAATTCCAATGTATAACCGGATGCGTTATTTTATCTCAACTCAATATCTTAAGACTGATGATTCTCGAGATGCTCAATACAAACTTCCGGCACCAAGAGGCGAATATGCGATTGAAGGTAAATTAACTTATAATTTGCCCAAGTCTTTTCCTTTAACCCGCGAAGGATTAAAATTGACGGTTGATGCTCATCATTCAGTCTATCAATGGCAAGCATATAGTCATGCCTGGAAGTATTGGCAGCAAGGATTGCACGCTAACCGAGTGCGTTCTTATAAAGCGAATTTCCATTTGAATCATATGTTATCACCCAAAGTCGTCTGGACCTTAAAAACCGGTGCATTTAATACTGCTCTACTCCGAGCACCACGAGATTTTGAACTTGAAGCCGAAGATACTAAAGGATTTTGGGGCGCTTTACGCAAATCAGGAATTTGGGACCGTTATCTATTTTTAGGCGAAGACTGGGTTTTTAAAAATCCGCGCGGACTTTCAATAAAAGAGGCTCTGCTCAACTTATATCAAGGTTATAAGCCAGGTACTGTAAGTGATACGGTAAAATATCAGACGAAAATCAATGGTAGAGATACAACTTTATATCTTGCTGGATATAAACCGTTAGGCTATTATGCTGAAGATTATACAATGAATAACCCTTATGGTGTTTATGGGCTATTTGTTGGTGAAGGATACTCTTATTTCCATTACCGCTCTACCCAGACAAAATATATCAAAGGTGATATTTCTTATACGCCCAATAAGATTCATGAATTAAAAACTGGTTTTGATTTAACCCAATATCGATTACAAGAGTTTACCAATTCAATGCCTTATGACCCGAACCCTTTCTGGGAAAGTTATGATGCCAAACCATTAACTTTTGCGGCATATATTCAGGACCGAGCGGATTTTGAAGATTTGGTGATTAGAGGCGGTGTGCGATTTGATTATCTTGATACCAAAGCGAAACATCGGGTATTTCCTGAAAGTATTGGTGGTTCGGAACGAATTCGTGACTCAATGATACCGGTGAAGAAAAAATTACGATTATCTCCCCGTCTTGGTATCTCTTATCCAATAACTGAACGTATCAAATTCCGATTTTCTTATGGTCATTTCTTTAAGAACCCAACATTTGGCGATGTTTATTCATCATCTGAATTTACTGCTTTAGACATTACTCGTCGACCAAATTTAATTGCCGGCAATACTGATTTGTCCGCAGAAAAAACGATTGCCTATGAGATGGGATTTGATGCTCAATTGTCAGATATTTTTGCTTTTGACTTGACAACTTTTTATAAAGATGTATTCGATTTGTCCGGCACAAGACAGGTTCAATCAATTCCATCTTACCGGATGTATTATAATGTTGAATATGCGAGGGTTTTGGGTACTGAAGCAACTTTTACCAAACAATTAAGTGATTATTGGCGGGCATCAGCATCTTATACTTATCAAATTGCCAAAGGCACAGCTTCCACTGCTTATGCCGAATATATGCGTGGTTATGCAGTTCAAATTGATTACCCCTTAGACCATGATATGCGACACTCAGCAAGCTTAGACTTCTCTTTAAATTTCCCATCAGATTTTGTGTTCATCCCACTGCGAGATTTTGAAGGCTCAATATTAAGTCGCTATAATTCAGGCTTACCTTATACACCAACCGATATTCGTGGTACAAGAATTGCTGACGAAAATTCCGCGCGTATGCCCGGCTCATTTACCATTGATTCCCGGCTCAACAAATCTATAAAGATTGGAAATTTAAATATGAGTCTTTTCTGTGATATCTATAACCTATTAAATGCCGAAATTGTTCAACAGGTGTTTACCGCAACCGGAAGTCCTTCGGACCGCGGCCGAAGATTTTCCGTTGGCGAATTTTCTTTTGGCTGGCGTATTGGTGACCCATATTACCACCCAGCCCGAGATTTTAATCACGATGGCTATCTAACTCAATATGAAATGTATAAGTCCTATCTTGATGCTTATAATGACCGATTTTCAATTCCAACTTATTACGGCCCACCACGAAAAATTAGATTCGGCATAAGTCTTGGAATTTAA
- a CDS encoding PorV/PorQ family protein produces the protein MTIQRFKDSKIPRLMLCLVICNLLIFSLTAIYADVKFSKVGTTSAQFLKISVGRASGMGDAFVAIADDASATYFNPAGLSQISKREGLFSHINWIADLNHDYISMALPTKLGTIAFSATALTMGDMERLMIDNPKTTVREDTATGLYFSAADLSLAVSYGRQITDKLSFGFSTKAISQSIWNMSATGAAFDFGLFYNTGYRSLRLGAVITNFGTAMSFSGLGLEFQDTTLKTKPRAVYKTTPTTLPTTFRFGIAYNFIETPNDILTMALDLVHPNDINETVNVGLEYAYKKLLFLRTGYILNTDLEYAKALKYSTGLSAGAGVKFDLKSGMNLRLDYCYRDMGWLKGAHRLILGIGF, from the coding sequence ATGACGATTCAAAGATTCAAAGATTCGAAGATTCCAAGATTGATGTTATGTCTTGTAATCTGTAATCTACTAATTTTCTCATTAACGGCGATATATGCGGATGTTAAGTTTTCAAAAGTAGGAACAACCAGTGCTCAGTTCTTAAAAATTAGCGTTGGTCGCGCATCTGGAATGGGCGATGCTTTTGTGGCAATTGCTGATGACGCTTCGGCTACTTATTTTAATCCCGCCGGTCTTTCACAAATTAGTAAACGCGAAGGATTGTTCAGTCATATTAATTGGATTGCCGACCTTAATCATGACTATATTTCAATGGCTCTACCAACAAAATTAGGAACGATTGCCTTTTCCGCAACGGCACTTACAATGGGTGATATGGAGCGATTAATGATTGATAATCCTAAGACCACGGTCCGAGAAGATACAGCAACTGGTTTATATTTTAGTGCAGCGGATTTATCATTGGCAGTTTCTTACGGTCGCCAAATAACGGATAAACTTTCTTTCGGCTTTTCTACGAAAGCAATCTCGCAATCTATCTGGAACATGAGTGCAACAGGCGCAGCATTTGACTTTGGTCTTTTTTATAATACCGGCTATAGAAGTTTGCGATTAGGTGCAGTGATTACTAATTTTGGAACTGCGATGTCTTTTTCTGGTTTAGGCCTTGAATTCCAAGATACAACGCTTAAAACAAAACCGCGCGCAGTCTACAAAACGACGCCAACTACTTTACCGACAACTTTCCGTTTTGGTATTGCTTATAATTTTATTGAAACTCCTAATGATATACTGACAATGGCATTAGATTTGGTTCATCCTAATGATATTAATGAAACGGTAAATGTTGGTCTGGAATATGCATACAAAAAATTGTTATTCTTGCGGACAGGATATATTCTAAATACAGACCTTGAATATGCCAAAGCACTTAAATATTCAACTGGATTATCGGCAGGTGCTGGAGTTAAATTCGATTTGAAATCAGGAATGAATTTACGACTTGACTATTGTTATCGTGATATGGGATGGTTAAAAGGTGCACATCGCTTGATACTCGGAATCGGATTTTAA
- a CDS encoding clostripain-related cysteine peptidase: MMTTTYKKRNNAISQIGISSFSKLIFLAVILCNFVVKNSAALDWTVMVYMCADNGMNYQSYDDLNEMKEVGSSERVKIIVQVDNLAGDIQPYGRRCVINQNQIVQLENLGEIDMADPQALIEFVRFGYRYFNAQKYLLILWDHGNGWPIGYYPSSKDKAVIYDESHNNWMGVADGELNYAVKEIKKILRKNVAILGFDACLMGMAEVAGEIAEGVDYMFASEEVLPYDGLPYNDLISYLIQNPNISAKDLAPNMVSIATNSYNNGSQGREECTFSAIDLKQFDAAHNKFSSSLTILSRYAKTPEMRQARNSVQTFAIECDSYPAGPNDDYIDLIDFLELSINAVTNANDKTECQKAIDLFKKSVVAKGYVGNYLARAKGIAVWFPDNYIAFKHQYLDYQNLQWQKNVNWLYFLNNFYGIDDIKPSSVNLIRSSIGGKNDFRLMWNKSHDLAPVRYDLLQINSIEQIFEDNCDSFSSWLNDGFVLSSLYNYPRTCFYTGIGNNVSIKLTIKDSVNLTEAGFLSFLTHYYTEENYCNNSIKRDVFYVEVSEDGNNYLPIDSFYGKNIGWTEHRYLLPQSDYLWIRFRYTTDGTYPDSGVFIDNIKIYKFSDFRRIGENLEDTFLYLFNMPQDKYYYMIQPIDSFGNIGFLSSAQEVLIENYCEPFSLPSPFFTDCNIYCDFPADQEPSLYIYTLSGELIKKFTYDDFIGNVVYWNGKNESGKEIASGLYLVLLKGKNFTRVGKIAKVK; the protein is encoded by the coding sequence ATGATGACGACGACTTACAAAAAAAGAAACAATGCAATTTCACAGATTGGCATAAGTTCGTTTTCTAAATTGATATTTCTCGCAGTAATCTTGTGTAATTTTGTGGTTAAAAATTCGGCGGCTTTGGATTGGACAGTAATGGTCTATATGTGCGCAGATAATGGAATGAATTATCAAAGTTATGACGACCTAAATGAAATGAAAGAAGTTGGTTCTTCGGAAAGAGTAAAAATTATTGTTCAAGTTGATAATTTAGCTGGTGATATTCAGCCATATGGTCGTAGATGTGTGATTAATCAAAATCAAATTGTTCAATTGGAAAATTTAGGCGAAATTGATATGGCTGACCCACAAGCTTTAATCGAATTTGTGCGGTTCGGCTATCGTTACTTTAATGCTCAGAAATATCTTTTGATTCTCTGGGACCACGGCAACGGCTGGCCTATTGGTTATTATCCGTCATCAAAAGATAAGGCAGTTATTTATGACGAATCGCATAATAATTGGATGGGAGTTGCTGATGGTGAATTAAACTATGCTGTTAAAGAAATTAAAAAAATTCTTCGCAAAAATGTCGCTATTCTTGGTTTTGATGCCTGTCTCATGGGAATGGCAGAAGTTGCTGGTGAAATTGCCGAAGGCGTTGATTATATGTTTGCTTCCGAAGAAGTTTTGCCTTATGATGGATTACCCTATAATGATTTAATATCTTATCTTATCCAAAATCCCAATATTTCGGCAAAGGATTTAGCTCCTAATATGGTTTCAATTGCTACTAATTCTTATAACAACGGGTCACAGGGTCGTGAAGAATGCACATTTTCCGCAATTGATCTAAAACAATTTGATGCGGCCCACAATAAATTTTCATCATCACTTACAATATTGTCGCGATATGCCAAGACACCAGAAATGAGACAAGCAAGAAATTCGGTGCAAACTTTTGCGATTGAATGCGACTCATATCCAGCAGGACCAAATGATGATTACATTGATTTAATCGATTTTTTAGAATTGAGTATTAATGCGGTCACAAATGCTAATGATAAAACTGAATGTCAAAAGGCGATTGATTTATTTAAAAAATCAGTTGTGGCTAAAGGTTATGTCGGAAATTATCTTGCTCGAGCAAAAGGGATTGCAGTCTGGTTTCCTGATAACTATATTGCATTCAAACATCAGTATTTAGATTATCAAAATTTACAATGGCAAAAAAATGTCAATTGGCTTTATTTTCTCAATAATTTTTATGGGATAGATGACATTAAACCAAGTTCGGTTAATCTTATCCGTTCTTCAATTGGTGGCAAAAATGATTTTCGGTTGATGTGGAACAAAAGTCATGATTTGGCGCCAGTGAGATATGACTTACTACAAATAAATAGTATTGAACAAATCTTTGAGGATAATTGCGATAGTTTTTCATCTTGGCTTAATGATGGATTTGTATTATCATCATTATATAATTATCCAAGAACTTGTTTTTATACAGGAATCGGAAATAATGTAAGTATTAAGTTAACAATAAAAGACTCAGTCAATTTAACTGAAGCGGGTTTTCTGTCTTTCTTAACCCACTATTATACTGAAGAAAACTATTGCAATAATAGTATTAAGCGCGATGTATTTTATGTTGAAGTTTCAGAAGATGGTAATAATTATTTACCAATAGATTCTTTTTATGGAAAGAATATAGGTTGGACCGAACATCGTTATCTGTTGCCACAATCTGATTATCTTTGGATCAGATTTCGGTATACAACTGACGGAACTTATCCTGATAGTGGAGTGTTTATTGATAATATAAAAATCTATAAATTTAGTGATTTTCGGAGAATAGGTGAAAATCTTGAAGATACCTTTTTATATCTATTTAATATGCCCCAAGATAAGTATTATTATATGATTCAGCCTATAGATTCTTTTGGCAATATTGGATTTTTAAGTTCAGCGCAAGAAGTATTAATTGAAAACTATTGTGAACCTTTTTCTTTACCGTCGCCTTTTTTTACTGACTGTAATATCTACTGTGATTTTCCTGCGGACCAAGAGCCGAGTCTTTATATTTATACTTTATCGGGTGAATTGATTAAGAAATTTACTTATGACGATTTTATTGGCAATGTAGTTTATTGGAATGGAAAGAATGAATCTGGTAAAGAAATTGCCAGTGGATTGTATTTAGTTTTACTTAAAGGTAAAAACTTTACTCGGGTCGGAAAAATTGCTAAAGTAAAATAA